The following proteins are encoded in a genomic region of Dasypus novemcinctus isolate mDasNov1 chromosome 3, mDasNov1.1.hap2, whole genome shotgun sequence:
- the LOC101435442 gene encoding olfactory receptor 4F3/4F16/4F29-like: protein MDGGNHSVVSEFVFLGLSNSWVIQLFLFIFSSMFYVASMIGNSLIVLTVVSDFHLNSPMYFLLANLSFIDLGISSVLTPKMIYDLFKKRKVISFAGCITQIFFLHVIGSVEMVLLIAMAFDRYVAICKPLHYLTIMSRKMCTLLLVAAWIIGVIHSGSQLVFVIKLPFCGPNVLDSFYCDLPRFTNLACIETYKLQFMFRVNSGFIALGSFIILVISYVFILVTVWKHSSVGLSKALSTLSSHIMVVILFFGPCIFVYTWPHPTANVDKLLALFDSVLTPFLNPLIYTFRNKDMNMAMSKVCSHLIYYRKTS from the coding sequence ATGGATGGAGGCAATCATTCTGTGGTGTCAGAATTTGTGTTCCTAGGACTATCCAATTCCTGGGTGATCCAACTTTTCCTCTTTATATTCTCCTCCATGTTTTATGTGGCAAGCATGATAGGAAACTCCCTTATTGTGCTCACAGTGGTTTCTGACTTTCACCTAAATTCCCCAATGTACTTTTTGTTGGCCAATCTTTCCTTCATTGACCTTGGTATTTCTTCTGTCCTTACACCCAAGATGATATATGACCTTTTCAAAAAGCGCAAAGTCATCTCTTTTGCAGGATGCATCACTCAGATATTCTTCCTCCATGTCATTGGTAGTGTGGAGATGGTGCTGCTCATAGCCATGGCTTTTGACAGATATGTGGCCATATGTAAGCCTCTCCACTATTTGACTATTATGAGCCGAAAAATGTGTACTTTGCTTCTGGTAGCTGCATGGATAATTGGTGTCATCCACTCTGGAAGTCAACTggtttttgttataaaattgccatTCTGTGGCCCTAATGTGTTGGACAGCTTTTACTGTGACCTTCCTAGGTTCACCAACCTCGCATGCATAGAAACCTACAAACTACAGTTCATGTTTAGGGTCAACAGTGGGTTTATAGCTCTGGGATCATTCATCATATTGGTCATCTCCTACGTTTTTATTCTGGTCACGGTTTGGAAACATTCTTCAGTGGGTTTATCCAAGGCCCTCTCCACTTTGTCATCTCATATAATGGTGGTGATTTTGTTCTTTGGTCCTTGCATCTTTGTTTATACCTGGCCTCACCCCACAGCAAATGTAGACAAATTACTTGCTCTATTTGATTCAGTTCTCACTCCTTTTCTGAATCCACTCATCTATACATTCAGGAACAAAGACATGAATATGGCAATGAGCAAAGTATGTAGCCATCTTATTTATTACAGAAAGACTTCTTAA